DNA sequence from the Fuscovulum ytuae genome:
GGCAAAGCTGCGCCGCAACCGGGGCAGCACCACCTGCGCAAAGGTCAGAAGGCAGCCCACCGCCAGCGGCCCCCTAACCTGCCCCGTCAGTTCCGCAGCCCGGTCCCCCAAGGCCGCGCCAGCCGCCAGAACCCCCCGCGCAGCCTCTGTGAACTGCCGTCCGCCTTCCGTCAGGGACAACCCCTGCGCATGGCGTCGCACGAAAAGCTGCAAGCCGAATTCCTGCTCCAGCTGCGCAATCGCGGCGGAAATCGATGGCGATGACACATGGCACCGCTCTGCCGCCAGCGCGACCGATCCACACTCGGCCACGGCGACAAGATATTCCAACTGTCGAAGCGTGAATCGAAGCGGCATGATCCCAAGGCTAGACGCCGCGCGACCCAAGCGAAAGGGCCAACACCGCCCTATTCATCCCCCGGCACACCATAAGATGGCGCCTCGCGCGGATCGCGCGCCCGTTGCACATAGGCCGCCATTTGCGGCGCATAAACAGCCCAAGCCCGCGCCACCGCCTCGATGGGCCGCGCCTCCTCCGACCAGTCGCAGCGCAACTCCGCCACGGGCCAGCTTTCGCGATCCACCATTAGAAGCCCTGCCGAATGCACAGGCCCCGCCTCGCCCCCGGCATCCCGACCCGCGATCAATGCCGCGATCAGCCGATCCCCCAAAGCACCCCGCGCGCCAAGGAACCCCTCCACCATCGCGGCAGGCACCCCTTCATGCGCCAAAAGGTTGCCCCCCGCGATCACGCCCTCGCCTTCCGCGATCCCCCAGCGTCCAAGGATGCGCCCCCCGCAATGGCTGGCCACCCGTCCTTGCCCATCCACCACCATCAACTGCCGATAGTCCACATGCGCGGCCCCGGCCACCACCGCCGCCATCGCCTCCGCCGCCCCGTCACCACCTGCCAAACGATCCAGAAGTCGCGGCCCCAGCGCGGGGTCGGTGATGTTCTGCGTCGCAGCAACCCCCACCCCCGCCCGCGCATGGGCGCAGCGCGCCGCCACGGCAGGAGACGAGGAGGAAATCACCATCCCGAAAGCCCCGGTTTCGGCACAACGGGCCAGCAGCGAAAAGGTCATGGATCACCTCTCTGTGGATGCCCCGGGGCCGTCTGCCCCCAGGGTCGATGCAATGTGCCTCAGTCAGGGATCACGGCGGTGGCATCTATCTCCACCAGCCATTCAGGCCGGGCAAGGGCCACCACGACAAGGCCCGTGCAGACCGGATGCACACCCCGGATATATTCCCCCATCGTGCGATAGACCGCCTCACGGTGCCGCACATCGGTCAGATAGACCACAAGCTTTGTCACATGCTCCATCTTCCCGCCGCATTCCTCGACCAATTGGCGGATGTTCTGCATCACCTTATGCGTCTGCTCCACTGGATCGTGGCTGTCGATATTCTTCGCGGTATCAAGTTCTTGTGGGCACTGCCCACGTAAAAAGATCATCGTCCCCCGCGCCACGACGGCCTGAGCAAGGTCATTGTCCAGCTTCTGTTCGGGATAGGTTTCCTTGGTGTTGAACTTGCGGTGGCGGGTATGGGCCATGGCGTCTTTCCGATGGGTCAGGGGGATTGGGGGGTCCAAAGGGGCCGGACCCGGCCCCCCCGGGCGGCTGCGGGATCACGCTTCGGGCATCATCCGCGCGATGTATTGTGCGAATTCGAAATTGGGCCGTTCTAGATGGCTCAGTGGTCCGGGGGCCGACATGCGGGCCAGAAGGCCGCGATAGACCTTTTCGGTGCAGCCCTTGTCCTCGACCTGCACATCATCAAGCAGCGCCTTCACCGCCGCCAGATGCGCCGTCGCGTCGGGATCGGCCATCCATTCCGCACTCATCCCGCCGCCGAACAAGACCTTCACATGTCCCGGCCCATCCGGTGTCAGCGCGAGATACCAGAAATAGCCCGGCGTCAGCGTGATCAGCAGCGCCGGGTAAATCGCCAAAAGCCATGTGATGCGCCGCTCATCCCCCACCAGCCGGGTGTTCGACGGATGCGCCAGCGCCAAGGGCACCGTGTCATTCTTCACGATCCAATGGTAGTTAAAGGCCTCCGTCCCCTCGGGGCATTCCATCAAGGCCAGATCGCAACTGCCGCCGATCGTGCCTGCATGGCAGGCGGGCAGATGATAACTTTCCATGAAATTCTCGGCTAGGACCTTCCAATTCGTGGCCCAGCGGAATTCCTCGCGGAAGGTTTCGGAATAGCGGCCCATTTCAAGATGGCCGACCAGCGCCTCCACATCCTTCAACCGCGCATGGATGTCGGGGGCATCCGGGTTCAGCGTCACCATGATCCAGCCATGCCAATCCGCCACCCGCACCGGGGGCAGCGCCACCGCCTCCTTGCAGAAGGTTTCGTTCAGCGTCATCGCAGGCGCACCCCGCAGCGACCCGTCCAGATTATAGGTCCAGGCGTGATAGGGGCAGACGATGCTGCGCACCCGTCCCCGCCCCTCCAGAAGAACGCTCATCCGGTGGCGGCAGACGTTGGACATCCCCCGCAACACCCCATCCCGATCCCGCAGGATGATGATGGGCTCGCCCGCGATCTCCATCGTCAGATAATCGCCCGGCTCTTTCAGCGCATCCACCCGCCCGGCGCAAAGCCAGTCGCGCGCAAAGATGTGCCGCTCCTCTGCCGCCGCGAATTCAGGCGAGACATAGACCGCTTTCGGCATCGCCTGCGCCCGTTCGAACGGCACGGCCACATTGGCCCGCAACTCTTCGATCGCATGAAGGGCAGGGTCGCGTGCGGTCATGTCGGGCCTCCTGTCCGGCAGGGCAACGGGCTAGCCCGGCCAAAACGGCCCTGCCCCCATCGCGCCGCCCGACCATCCTTCACTGCGCGTGCCAAGGAAAGCAGGATGTTCCGCCGCGCAGCTTAGGCACAGCCTAATCCGCCCCCTGCGCCATGACCATCGCCACCAGCCGCGCAGCGACAGGTGTCAGAATGGCGCCGCGCCGCATCAACAGGCCGAAAGGTTCCACCACGATCCCTAGATCGACAGGCAGGATCACATAGGGCGATCCCTCTCCGGCAAAACGGTCGCAGACCGCCCGCGCCAAGGGGGCGATGGCATTGGATTGCTGGATCAGCGCAAGTGTCAGCAGAAAGGACGCCGTCGCCAAACGTTGCGGCGGCTGTGGCAGGCCCAGCGCCGTCAGCCTGCCCATCACCGCCTGCGTCAGCAGCGCCTCTGGCCCCGGCATCACCCAGTCGAAATCCATCAGGTCTAAAGGCTGCACCCGCGATGCTCCCGCCAGCCGATGCCCGCGCCGCACCATCAAGGCCACAGGTTCCACCCCCATCGGATCGGATAGGGACAATTCCCCCTCCATCCCTCCCGGCATCCGGCCCAGCGCAAAATCCAGCCGCCCCGACAAAAGCTGCTGGCCCAAAAGATCGGAGGGCGCGACCACCACCTCCGCCGTCACCTGCGGCAGGGCAAGCCGCGCCGTGCGCAATGCGGGCAGCACCCTATCCAGCGCTGGCCCCGTGACGGACCCGATCCGCACATGCCCTGCGCCGCCCCCGGCCAGTTCGGCCATCTCGCGGCCTGCGTCGCGCAACTCCATCACCACGCGCCCCGCGCGCCGCGCCAAGGCCTCGCCCATTGGCGTCAATGTGATCCCCCGACCCGTGCGCAGATGCACAGGCTGGCCCGTGATCCGCTCCACCTCAGCCAAGAGGCGCGAGGCAGCGGGCTGCGCAATCCCCAACCGATCCGCCGCAAGGCCCAATTGCCCCGCCTCAGCCAAGGCCGCCATCAGCCGCAGATGCGACAGTTTCAAGCCCCGCCGCAGCAGGATATCCGGCTCATTCATAACGTTTCTGCCATAGCAAAATCACAAAACATTCTTTGACGGATATGGAATAGCGTTGCAACCCTGCGCCCCGCGGTCAGAACCGGGCAAGGCCGGGATGAGGGACCGTCAACGGGCCGTGGCGCATCACGGCGAGGGAGGACATCATGATACTTTCCAGAAGGGCGCTTCTCGCGCTTGCCACTGCTGCGTCCATGGTCGGCGTCGGCGCACCCGTCTTCGCACAGGACAAAGGCACTATCGGCATCGCCATGCCGACCCAGTCGTCGGCACGCTGGATTTCCGATGGCAATTCGATGGTCGAACAGTTCCAGGCCGCGGGCTATGCCACCGATCTGCAATATGCCGAAGACGATATCCCGACCCAACTTGCTCAGGTCGAGAACATGATCACCAAGGGCGTCAACGTCCTTGTCATCGCGGCCATCGACGGCACCACGCTGTCGAACGCACTGGACAATGCCGCCGCCTCGGGCATCAAGGTCATCGCCTATGACCGCCTGATCCGCGACAGCGGGTCGGTCGACTATTACGCCACCTTCGACAACTTCAAGGTCGGCGTGCAGCAGGCGGAGTCGCTGGTCAAGGGCCTGAACGAACGCTTCCCCGGCGTGAAACCGTGGAACGTGGAACTCTTTGGCGGCTCGCCCGACGACAACAACGCCTTCTTCTTCTACAATGGCGCGATGTCCGTCCTGCAACCGCTGATCGACGCGGGCGACATCGTGGTCCCGTCGGGCCAGATGGGCATGGATGTGGTCGGCACGCTGCGCTGGGATGGTGCCGTGGCACAGGCCCGGATGGACAACCTTCTGTCCGCCAACTACGGCGACAAGCAGCTTCATGGCGCGCTCTCGCCCTATGACGGGCTGTCGATCGGCATCCTGTCTTCGGTAAAGGGCGTGGGCTATGGCTCGGGCGACCTGCCGATGCCCATCGTCACCGGTCAGGATGCGGAAATCCCCTCGGTCAAATCGATGATCGCAGGCGAACAGTATTCCACCATCTTCAAGGACACCCGCGCCCTTGCCGGCGTGACCGTCAAGATGGTCGACGCAATCCTGTCGGGCGGCGAGCCGGAAATCAACGACACCAACACCTATGACAACGGGGTGAAGGTGGTTCCCTCCTACCTTCTGGAACCGGTCTCGGTTGATGTCACGAACTACGAAGAAATCCTCGTCGGTTCGGGCTACTACACCGCCGACCAACTGAAGTAAGAATGCCTAACGAAGGCCCGCCCTGCCCTTGCGGTCGGGCGGGCCTTTTGCAACGCGGGGGAATGCCATGGCAACGCTTCTGGAAATGCGGGGGATCAGCAAGGTCTTTCCCGGCGTCCGCGCGCTGGACCATGTCAACCTCACGGTCGAACAAGGCGAGATCCACGCCATCTGCGGCGAAAACGGCGCGGGCAAATCCACCCTGATGAAGGTCCTGTCGGGCGTCTATCCGCACGGGTCCTATGACGGCGAGATCTTCTACGACGGCACCCTTCTGGCCAATCGCAGCATCCGCGACAGCGAAGCGAAGGGCATTATCATCATCCATCAGGAGCTGGCCCTCGTGCCCCTCCTCTCCATCGCCGAGAACCTCTTTCTCGGGAACGAGGTCGCCTCGGGCGGCATCATCAACTGGCCCCGCGCCTTTCAGATGACGGGCGAATTGCTAAAAAAGGTCGGGCTGGATGAGGCACCGACGACGCAGGTGGGCAAGCTGGGCGTCGGCAAGCAGCAATTGATCGAAATCGCCAAGGCGCTGGCCAAGGATGTCCGCCTTCTGATCCTCGACGAACCCACTGCCGCGCTTCAGGAAAATGACAGCCAGAAACTTTTGGACCTGATGCTGGAACTGAAAGCACAGGGCGTCACCCAGATCATCATCAGCCACAAACTGAACGAGATCGGGCGCGTCGCTGACCGCATCACCATCCTGCGGGACGGCGCAACCGTCTCCACCCTCTCGAAAGCCGAGATCTCCGAAGAACGCATCATCCGCGACATGGTCGGCCGCGACATGGCCCACCGCTACCCCGAACGCGACAGCCACCCCGGCGAGGTGTTGATGGACGTGTCGGGCTGGTCCGTCTGGCACCCCGAACAGCAGGGCCGCCAGATGATCCGCGACGCGGCCTTCACCGTCCGCAAGGGCGAGATTGTGGGCATTGCAGGCCTGATGGGCGCAGGCCGCACCGAACTCGCCATGTCGATCTTTGGCCATGCCTATGGCCGCGACATTTCCGGCACCGTCAAGATGGGCGGCAAGGTGGTCGATACCTCCTCTGTAACCAAAGCCATCGCCGCAGGCCTCGCCTATGTGACCGAGGATCGCAAACAGCTTGGCCTCGTCCTTGACGAACCCATTGTGCGGAACATCACCCTTGCCAATTTGGCAGGCGTCGCCACGCGCGGGGTTCTCTCGCGCGGGCGCGAACAACAGGTGGCCGAAGAATACCGCCGCGCCATGTCGATCCGCACGCCTTCGGTGTTCCAAAAGGTCGTCAACCTTTCTGGCGGCAATCAGCAAAAGGTCGTCCTGTCGAAGTGGCTCTTTGCCGATCCGCAGGTCCTGATCCTTGACGAACCGACACGCGGCATCGATGTCGGCGCGAAATTCGAAATCTACTCAATCATGAACGAACTCGCCGCCCAAGGGCGCGGCGTGGTGATGATCAGCAGCGAAATGCCCGAACTTCTGGGCATGTGCGACCGGATCTACGTGATGAACGAGGGGCGCATCGTGGGCGAACTGACCAAGGCCGAGGCCAGTCAGGAACGCATCATGTCCCTCATCCTGAAGAATGACGGCAAGGCGAAGGTGGCGTGATGGCGGATCAATCGGCAGACGCAGGCGGCAAGGGCATCGGTGCGCATCTCGGCGGGCATCTGCGGGAAAACGGGATGATCCTCGCGCTTGTCGCGATCGTCCTGTTCTTCACGGTGATCGTGCGCGTCACCCAAGGGGTGGATTTCCTCTCGGCCCAGAACATCACCAACCTTTTCCTGCAGAATTCCTACGTCATCATCATGGCGCTGGGGATGCTGCTGGTCATCGTCGCCGGGCATATCGACCTTTCCGTGGGCTCCGTCGTGGGCTTCACCGGGGCGGTGGCCGCCGTGCTGACGGTCAACATGGGCTGGCCCGTCTATGCTGTGGTGCCCACCTGCCTTTTCGTCGGCCTCTGCATCGGGGCGGCGCAGGGGTATTGGGTCGCCTATTGGCGCATCCCCTCCTTCATCGTCACGCTGGCGGGCATGCTTGTCTTCCGTGGCCTCACACTCTGGCTCTTGGATGGCCAGAACGTCGGCCCCTTCCCGAAATCCTTCCAATCCCTCTCCACCGGCTTCATCCCCGATGCCTTCGGCGTCGGCAAACCGAATATGACGGCGCTCTTCCTTGTGGCCTTGGCCGCCATCGCGATCCTCTGGTTGGGTCTGCGGTCCCGCGCGCGGGATCTGCAATTCGGCATCGCCCCCGAACCGATGATCGTCTTCGCCATCCGCAACTTCATCGTCGCGGCAGCACTTCTTTTCGTGGGCTACAAACTGGCCAGCTTCCGGGGCCTGCCCAATGTTGTCGTCGTGCTGTCGGTGCTGACCGTCCTTTATGCCTTCTTCACCGAACAGACCACCACAGGCCGCCGCATCTATGCGCTTGGCGGCAATGAAAAGGCCGCGCGCCTGTCGGGGATCAATACCGATCGCCTTGTCTTTCTCACCTTCTGCAACATGGGCGTGCTTGCCTCGCTTGCCGGGATGATCGTTGCCGCGCGCCTCAACTCCTCCACCCCCAAGGCCGGCGTGGGCTTCGAGCTTGACGTCATCGCCGCCGTCTTCATCGGCGGGGCCTCCATGACCGGCGGGTCGGGCAAAATCATCGGCGTCGTTGTCGGCGCGCTTATCATGGGCGTGATGAACAACGGCATGTCCATCATGGGCATCGGGATCGACTATCAGCAGGTCATCAAGGGCCTCGTCCTCCTCGCCGCCGTCATCTTCGACGTCTACAACAAGAACAAGTGAGGCCCCCAATGCTCCTGTCGCAGATCACTCGCCCCGATGGCAGCCTTGCCGTCGTGGTGCGCGCAGGCTCCGAAGCCGCGATCCTGCGTGGCACCGCCTCGACCTATGACCTCGCGCAAGAGGCCGCGACCACTCGCCGCCCCATCGCCGCGATCATTGCCGAACGCGGGATGGGCGAGGCGGTCGACCTGCCCTCCCTTTTGGCGGAAGGCCGGGTCACCCTGCCGATCATCCACCCCGATCCGGCCCATATGCATCTGACGGGCACCGGCCTCACCCATCTGGGCAGCGCCTCGGCCCGTGATGCGATGCACGCGAAACTCGCGGGAACCGAGACGCTGACCGACAGCATGAAGATGTTCCGCATGGGGCTTGAAGGCGGCCGCCCCGCCCCCGGCACCCCCGGCGTGCAGCCGGAATGGTTCTACAAAGGCAACGGCACCACCGCCATCGCGCCCGGCCAACCCCTGACGATGCCCGCTTTCGCCGAAGACGGGGGCGAAGAACCCGAACTCGCCGGCATCTACATCATCGCCCCCGACGGCACGCCCTGCCGCCTTGGCTGGGCGCTTGCCAACGAGTTTTCGGACCATGTCACCGAACGGGTCAATTACCTCTGGCTGGCCCATTCCAAACTGCGCGAGGCGTCCTTCGGCCCCGAAATCCTCTTGGGCGACCTGCCCGCCGATGTGCAAGGCACCTCCCGCATCCGCCGCGATGGCGCGGTGATCTGGGAAAAGCCGTTCCTGTCGGGCGAGGCGAACATGTCCCACACGATGGCCAATCTCGAACACCATCATTTCAAATACGATCTCTTCCGTCGCCCCGGCGATGTGCATGTCCATATGTTCGGCACCGCGACCCTGTCCTTTGCCGATGGTATTTCCACCCGGCCCGGCGATATGTTCGAGATCGAGGCACCGCCCTTCGGCCTGCCCCTTAAAAATCCGCTCGCCAAGGCCACCGCGCCCGCCGCGGCGACCGTTGCCGTTCACACTCTGTGAGGAAGACATGACCTTCAAACCCGCCAAATGGCCCCGCAAACTGCGCTCGCAGGAATGGTTCGGCGGCTCCAGCCGGGACAATATCTATCACCGTGGCTGGATGAAAAATCAGGGCTTTCCCCATGATCTTTTCGATGGCCGCCCGGTCATCGGCATCCTCAACACATGGTCGGAACTCAACCCCTGCAACGCGCATCTCAATGCGCTGGCCGAAAAGGTGAAGAACGGCATCTACGAGGCGGGTGGCTTCCCGGTCGAAGTGCCCGTCTTCTCGGTTTCCGAATCCGCCTTCCGCCCCACGGCCATGATGTTCCGCAACATCGCTGCCATGTCGATCGAAGAACAGATGCGCGGCCAACCGATGGATGGCTGCGTGCTGTTGGTGGGCTGTGACAAGACCACCCCCTCCCTCCTCATGGCCGCCGCCTCCACCGACCTGCCCTCCATCGTCGTCACGGGCGGGCCGATGCTGAACGGCTATTTCCGGGGCGAACGTGTCGGCTCCGGCACCCATCTGTGGAAATTCTCCGAAGCCGTGAAGGCAGGCGAAATGTCCCCCGCCGAATTCGCCGAGGCCGAGGCCTCGATGTCCCGCTCCGCAGGCTCCTGCAACACGATGGGCACCGCCTCCACCATGGCCAGCATGGCCGAGGCACTGGGTATGGCCCTCTCCGGCAATGCTGCCATCCCGGCAGTCGATAGCCGCCGCCGCGTCATGGCGCAACTGTCGGGCCGCCGCATCGTGCAGATGGTGAAGGACGATCTGAAGCCGTCTGACATCCTGACGCGCGAGGCCTTCGAAAACGCCATCCGCACCAATGCCGCCATCGGCGGATCGACCAATGCCGTCATCCACCTTCTGGCCATCGCGGGCCGCGTCGGCATCGACCTGACGCTGGATGACTGGGACCGCCTTGGTCGTGACGTGCCCACCATCGTGAACCTGATGCCCTCCGGCAAATACCTGATGGAGGAATTCTTCTACGCAGGCGGCCTGCCCGTCGTCCTGAAACGTCTGGGCGAGGCGGGGCTTCTGAACAAGGACGCGCTCACCGTTTCCGGCGAAACGGCATGGGAACAGGTCAAGGACGTGGTCAACCACAACGAAGACGTCATCCTGCCCGTGGAACGCGCGCTGACGCAATCCGGCGGCGTGGTGGTGCTCAAGGGCAACCTCGCCCCCAACGGTGCCGTCCTCAAACCCTCTGCCGCGACCCCGTCGCTGATGGTCCATCGCGGCCGCGCCGTCGTGTTCGAGGATATCGACGACTACAAGGCCAAGATCAACGACCCCGATCTGGATATCGATGAAACTTGCGTCATGGTGCTCAAGAATTGCGGCCCGAAAGGATATCCCGGCATGGCCGAGGTCGGCAATATGGGCCTGCCCCCCAAGGTGCTGAAAAAGGGCATCACCGACATGGTCCGCATCTCGGACGCGCGCATGTCGGGCACCGCCTTCGGCACGGTCTGCCTGCACACCTCGCCCGAAGCGGCTGTGGGTGGCCCTCTTGCCATCGTGCAGAACGGCGATTTCATTCAACTGGACGTTCCCAACCGCCGCCTGCATCTGGAAGTGTCGGATGAGGAAATCGCACGCCGTCAGGCCCTCTGGACCCCCCGCATCGCGCCCCCCGACAGCGGCTATGCCAAGTTGCACCACAGCCATGTGATGGGCGCCGATACCGGGGCCGATCTCGACTTTATGCTCGGCTGCCGTGGCGCTCCGGTGGGCAAGGACTCGCACTGATGGCGAAGATGAAACTGGCCCTCGTGGGCATCGGCAAGATCGCCCGCGACCAGCACGTCCCCGCCCTCGTCGCCTCTCCCGATTGGGAACTTGCCGCCACGGTCAGCCGTTCGGGCACCGTGGACGGCATCCCCGCCTATACCGACTTCGCCGCGATGTTGGCCGAACGACCCGATATCACGACGATCTCCCTCTGCCTCCCGCCGCAACCACGCTATCCTTACGCCGAAATGGCCATCCGCGCAGGTCGCCATGTGATGCTGGAAAAGCCCCCCGGCCAAACCTTGGCCGAGGTGCATTGCCTGCGCGCCGCAGCGCAGGCCTTTGGCGTCTCACTCTTCGCCACATGGCACAGCCGCATGGCCACCGCCGTGGCCCCGGCCAAGGCATGGCTAGCAGGCCGCGTTGTGAAATCCGCCCGCATCACCTGGCGCGAGGATGTGCGCAAATGGCATCCCGGTCAGGATTGGGTCTTTGAACCCGGCGGCATGGGCGTCTTCGATCCCGGCATCAACGCGCTGTCGATCCTGACCGAGGTGCTGCCCCATACCGGCCATATCACCGCCGCCGATCTGGAATTCCCCGCCAACCGCGACACGCCCATCGCCGCGCGCCTGACTTTTTCAGGCAACATCACCGCCGATTTCGACTGGCGGCAGGAAGGCCCGCAGACTTGGGATATCGAATTCGAAACCGATGCCGGCCCCTGCGCGCTGCGCTTTGGCGGCAATCGTTTCGAAGTTGCGGGGCAAGAGGTGGCGGGTGAGGCGTCCATTATGGGCGAATACCCCCTCCTCTATTCCCGCATGGCCGACCTCGTGCGCAGCGCGGACTCTGACGTGGATCTCGCACCGATGGTCCATGTGGCGGATGCCCTGACGCTGGGCCGCCGGATCGTCACCGATCCCTTCCAATTCTGATCACGCAAAAGGGCCGGATCTTTGCGATCCGGCCCCGCATCTGCAAAGGCACCTTCCCATCTGGGGCTGTGGGGGATGCCCATTGCCTTGACAGATTACCCTGCCCCGATGCCAAAAGACCGCTCTCCATGGCAGAAGGTCGCCCCGGCAGCCGTCTGCCGATGCGACCTTCGCCAGTATCGCCCTATCCGTCCGGCGGCCTCAGGTCCGCAGCACGCGATAGATCGCCGGGATCACCAACACCGTCAGCAAGGTCGAGGTCAGCAACCCGAACAGCAGCGAAATCGCCAGCCCCTGAAAGATCGGGTCCGCCAGAATCACCACCGCCCCGATCATCGCCGCAATCGCCGTCAGCAGGATCGGCTTGAACCGGATCGCCCCCGCCTCGACCAGCACATCCA
Encoded proteins:
- a CDS encoding Gfo/Idh/MocA family protein produces the protein MKLALVGIGKIARDQHVPALVASPDWELAATVSRSGTVDGIPAYTDFAAMLAERPDITTISLCLPPQPRYPYAEMAIRAGRHVMLEKPPGQTLAEVHCLRAAAQAFGVSLFATWHSRMATAVAPAKAWLAGRVVKSARITWREDVRKWHPGQDWVFEPGGMGVFDPGINALSILTEVLPHTGHITAADLEFPANRDTPIAARLTFSGNITADFDWRQEGPQTWDIEFETDAGPCALRFGGNRFEVAGQEVAGEASIMGEYPLLYSRMADLVRSADSDVDLAPMVHVADALTLGRRIVTDPFQF